TGGGTGATGACTTCATCATAGCCGCAGATGCGCGAGGCAACAACCGGCCGGCCGCAGGCCATTGCTTCAACCAGAATGATGCCCATTGATTCCGGCCCGAGCGCAGGCGCACAGAAGACCGTGCATCCGGAATACCATGAGGGGAGTTCGTCGGGCTGAACGAATCCGCAGTATTCGACCGCATGTTCGATACCCAGGCGGCGTCCGAGTTTGCGACAGCGGGGCTCGTCCGGGCCTGAGCCGACGACAAACAGCCGGACATCTGGCTCATGCCTGAGTACTGCCGGCATGGCCCGCAGCAGGACAGCTAGGCCCTTGCGACGGTCAATCCGGCTAACATACAGGATCGAAGGTCTGTTGCCCAGGCGCGGCTCAGAACCGGCAGACGGACTGAACCGGACGGTATCAACGCCGTTCGGAATCACTGCACAGTGACCGGGAAACCATGATGTTACCCATTCGGCGCAAGTGCGGGATACAGCGATGCGGGCCCGGAGATGGGAAACAAGCGCCGGGAACAGCAGCCGGAAGGCCTGGCGCACGAACTGGAACGAACGAAAAGTGAGAGAATGAAAGGTCGCGACGACCGGAGCTCGGGCATAGACTGCCGCCCAATATGCGAGCTCAGGCGGAAAAATGCCGTGACAGTGCACGACATCGAACTCATGACGCTGGAGAAATTCGCGTACCTGGTGGGCAAGGGTAGCACCGGCCGACAGCGCAAAGTGGCCGCCAAAAGCCGGAAGAATGACAGCCTGGCCGATGCGTGTTACCGGCACTGGCTCAGGCCGATAGGCCGGGCCATTGTCAGAACCGGACTCTGGCCGTGCGGCTTGATTTGGGACCCGGTAGTTCGTTGTCAGAATGTGCACCCGGTGGCCGGCCGCCTGCAATGACAGGGCGAGGTTGTGGACATGCTCACTGACGCCAGACAGGTAAGGCCGATACGCCGCCGAAACAAGACAGATTCTCATCCGGTGGATCCGAACCCGGACATACCGCGCCGAGTCCGGGAAAGCCGGACTGCCCGGCGCAGCTTGACTGCCGCCAGATTGGAGAACACAAGCTGGGCGATACGGTCGCCCCGACGCACCCGGAAAGCTCGGGACGAACAATTAAAGAGCACGACTTTGATTTCGCCCCGGAAGTCCGGGTCAATTGTGCCCGGACTGTTCAGAATGCCGATGCCGCGGTTTGACGCAAGTCCGGACCTGGGTCGGACCTGGGCCTCAATTCCCTGGGGCAGTTCAAGCCGGACGCCGGTGCGGATGAGTGCGAATCCCTG
The candidate division WOR-3 bacterium DNA segment above includes these coding regions:
- a CDS encoding glycosyltransferase family 4 protein, whose product is MRICLVSAAYRPYLSGVSEHVHNLALSLQAAGHRVHILTTNYRVPNQAARPESGSDNGPAYRPEPVPVTRIGQAVILPAFGGHFALSAGATLAHQVREFLQRHEFDVVHCHGIFPPELAYWAAVYARAPVVATFHSLTFRSFQFVRQAFRLLFPALVSHLRARIAVSRTCAEWVTSWFPGHCAVIPNGVDTVRFSPSAGSEPRLGNRPSILYVSRIDRRKGLAVLLRAMPAVLRHEPDVRLFVVGSGPDEPRCRKLGRRLGIEHAVEYCGFVQPDELPSWYSGCTVFCAPALGPESMGIILVEAMACGRPVVASRICGYDEVITHDKTGLLFPVGNHDALAPMLVSLLGSAEFRQRLGQTAHRAAQEYSWPLIAGRIEQVYQQVVR
- the dut gene encoding dUTP diphosphatase, producing MAVKQVRVCLLAGAVMPVRRTGGAAGFDLAASESRTVPAQGFALIRTGVRLELPQGIEAQVRPRSGLASNRGIGILNSPGTIDPDFRGEIKVVLFNCSSRAFRVRRGDRIAQLVFSNLAAVKLRRAVRLSRTRRGMSGFGSTG